In a single window of the Pseudodesulfovibrio profundus genome:
- a CDS encoding phage tail protein, whose amino-acid sequence MPKSLYQNWQFAIEVNGFDVALFHKGQEPKTEFEEVAFAPAGSMFDQKVAGRVKFEDITLEKGNLQDGSDEAAREWIKKQVDVNAVTGGLPADYMRDIDVVRYDRTGNETRRWTLHGAWVKALEYDELEGGNTENTIEKLTICFQYWT is encoded by the coding sequence ATGCCCAAGAGCCTTTACCAGAACTGGCAATTCGCCATCGAGGTAAATGGCTTCGACGTGGCCCTGTTCCACAAGGGACAGGAGCCAAAAACAGAATTCGAGGAAGTGGCCTTTGCCCCGGCCGGTTCGATGTTCGACCAGAAGGTGGCGGGGCGGGTCAAGTTCGAGGACATCACCCTCGAGAAAGGCAACCTGCAGGACGGCTCCGACGAGGCGGCCCGCGAATGGATCAAGAAACAGGTGGACGTGAACGCCGTCACCGGCGGTCTTCCGGCCGACTACATGCGCGACATCGACGTTGTCCGCTACGACCGCACCGGCAACGAGACCCGCCGCTGGACCCTGCACGGGGCCTGGGTGAAGGCGCTCGAATACGACGAGCTCGAGGGCGGCAACACCGAGAACACCATCGAGAAGCTCACCATCTGCTTCCAATACTGGACCTAA
- a CDS encoding phage tail sheath C-terminal domain-containing protein, whose protein sequence is MPTYLSPGIYTRETDFSFYVKQISTSSAAMVGVAEKGPINKPVLVTSWEQFINRFGSYINESYLAYAARAFFDNGGSVLYVTRIAHLTDSTDRDTLTALKSSIVLQNREATPADALRIEAVNEGVWGDRLSISIEDGSLDPAHHFNLVVRHKGDVVEVFKDLSMDETLPNHVELAINDRSDFILVQDLAAAMGTPSDRPALGVFTLSGGDNGLTDLADADFIGDPSQHTGLYGFDEIDALNLLMVPGVTTVPVINAGIAYAEGRKDLLFIADTPMHLEPLEAVDFRKGQGMYSHAAFNSSYAALYYPWLEISDPVNSRKKLVPPCGAVAGCIARSDQKTNVWNAPAGIDRGRIFNTLSLAYKTSRGERDVLYPEGVNVIAVFPDTGINIWGQKTLQSQPSAVDRINVRRLMMFMEEAISESSRFVVFEPNHPQTWRALGRLINPFLQDIKDKGGLYDFAFQCDEETNTPAVIDRNEMVARVFVKPTKTAEFIELNFILTSTGADFKEII, encoded by the coding sequence ATGCCGACCTATCTATCGCCCGGGATTTACACCCGGGAAACGGATTTCAGTTTCTATGTGAAGCAGATCTCGACCTCGTCGGCTGCCATGGTCGGAGTGGCCGAGAAAGGCCCGATCAACAAGCCCGTGCTGGTGACGAGCTGGGAACAGTTTATCAACCGTTTCGGCTCCTATATCAACGAAAGCTATCTGGCCTACGCCGCACGGGCGTTTTTCGACAACGGCGGGTCGGTCCTCTACGTCACCCGCATCGCCCATCTCACCGACTCCACCGACCGGGACACCCTGACGGCGCTCAAATCTTCCATCGTGCTGCAGAACCGGGAGGCGACGCCCGCCGACGCCCTGCGGATCGAGGCCGTGAACGAAGGCGTCTGGGGCGACCGACTCTCCATCTCCATCGAGGACGGTTCTCTCGATCCGGCCCACCATTTCAACCTGGTGGTCCGGCACAAAGGCGATGTGGTCGAGGTGTTCAAGGATCTGAGCATGGACGAGACGCTGCCGAACCATGTGGAGCTGGCGATCAACGACCGCTCGGATTTCATCTTGGTCCAGGATCTGGCCGCAGCAATGGGAACGCCCAGCGACCGTCCGGCATTGGGCGTGTTCACGCTCAGCGGCGGCGACAATGGTCTGACCGATCTGGCCGATGCGGACTTCATCGGCGATCCCTCGCAGCATACCGGCCTCTATGGCTTTGACGAGATCGACGCCCTGAACCTGCTGATGGTCCCCGGCGTCACCACAGTGCCGGTGATCAACGCCGGAATCGCCTATGCCGAGGGGCGCAAGGATCTGCTGTTCATCGCCGACACGCCCATGCACCTGGAGCCGCTCGAAGCGGTCGACTTCCGCAAGGGACAAGGGATGTACAGCCACGCGGCCTTCAACTCCTCCTACGCGGCGCTCTACTACCCCTGGCTGGAGATCAGCGATCCGGTCAACTCGCGCAAGAAGCTGGTGCCGCCCTGCGGCGCGGTGGCGGGATGCATCGCCCGCAGCGACCAGAAGACCAACGTCTGGAACGCGCCCGCCGGTATCGACCGTGGCCGCATCTTCAACACGCTCTCCCTGGCCTACAAGACCAGCCGTGGCGAGCGCGATGTGCTCTATCCGGAAGGGGTCAACGTCATCGCCGTGTTCCCCGACACCGGCATCAACATCTGGGGCCAGAAGACGCTGCAAAGCCAGCCCTCGGCCGTGGACCGCATCAACGTGCGCCGTCTGATGATGTTCATGGAGGAAGCCATCTCGGAATCCTCCCGCTTCGTGGTGTTCGAGCCGAATCATCCCCAGACCTGGCGTGCCCTCGGCCGCCTGATCAACCCCTTCCTGCAGGACATCAAGGACAAGGGTGGCCTCTACGACTTCGCATTCCAGTGCGACGAGGAGACCAATACCCCGGCGGTCATCGACCGCAACGAAATGGTGGCCCGCGTGTTCGTCAAGCCGACCAAGACGGCGGAGTTCATCGAGCTGAACTTCATCCTGACCAGCACCGGCGCGGACTTCAAAGAAATCATCTAA